Below is a genomic region from Terriglobia bacterium.
GCAAGCGCTTTTGCGCACTTGGACGGCACCGTGTACTCGATCTCGAAGTTATCGGTGAGCTCCGCCGGGGGATTGTGTTCGAACTCCCACATGAGCGGCGCGGTATTGAGAAATGAAATTGCGGAGATTCGAAGAAGGCGCATGAATTTCCCGAACAGGGAATTGTAACAACTCTGGTGCTCGCAATCGTTGACTTGCGGTTATGGGATGCGGCTACATGAAGATGGGAGACCTCGTATGTCCGATGCCGCACCACAGAACGCAACAGAAACCCAGTTCGCCTGGCTCGCACTCACCATGACGCCGCAGATGGGGCCGACGCGCTCTCGGCGCCTGGTCGAGCGGTTGGGCTCAGCCGAGGCCGTCTTCCGCGCCTCGCTCACCGAACTGGAAGCGTGTGGCATTCCTGCTCCGGCGGCACAGGGACTGGCCCTCGGCGCCTCGAAACAATCAGCCGAGCAAGAGCTTGCCCGGGCGGCGGCGGCCGGAGTCGAATTGCTCTGCCTCGACGATCCCGATTATCCCGAGCCGCTCAAGAACATCTACGATCCGCCCGTCATCCTTTATATACGCGGGAATCGCGGAACGCTGAACGCCCCTGGGATCGCCGTGGTCGGCACCCGTCACCCTACACCCTATGGCCTGGGAATGGCCGAGAGGCTGGCCTGCGACCTGACGGCCCGTGGGCTCATCCTATTTAGTGGGCTTGCCCGTGGGGTAGATTCGGCCGCGCATCGCGGTGCCGTCAATGCCCGAGGCCAGACGGTTGGCGTGCTCGGCACCGGGGTCGACGTCATTTATCCCCGCGAGAACAAGAAATTAGCCGAGCAGATGCTCTCGCTCGGTGGTGCGCTGATCAGCGAGTTTCCGCTCGGAACCGCGCCCACGCCGCAGAATTTCCCGATTCGCAATCGCATCATTAGCGGGCTCTCCGTTGGCGTGTTGGTTGTGGAAGCCGGCGAATACAGCGGTACGCGCATCACCGCCCGCTGCGCGCTGGAACAGTGTCGCGAAGTCTTCGCAGTGCCCGGTAATGTCACGAACCGGCTATCGTGGGGACCGAACACGCTCATCAAGCAAGGCGCCAAACTGGTTGCGACGTGGGAAGACGTTTGGGAAGAATTGCCGAGCCAGTTGCGCCTGCGTCTGCAACCTTCGGGGGATGTCGCTGCATCGTCCAAGCCCGAGACTGCATCTCTATTCCCCGGGCAGCCGGAACTGTCGCCCAACGAAAGGAAGGTGTTTTCGCTCATCAAGTCCGACACGGCCTCGCACATCGACGAACTCGTCGAGCGCCTGGAACCCGATCTCTCCGCCTCGCAAATCTTCGCGGCACTCTTTGAACTGGAACTGGCAGGAAGGATCCGGCAGATGCCGGGGAAGAATTTTGTGAGAGCTTTCTAGAATGGTGCCGGGTGCCGGGTACCGGGTGCCGGGAAAAAACGATGAGCGACTACAGGAATCTCGAAGTATGGCAAAGAGCACATCGCGCCACCTTGAACATCTACAACGCGACAGAGAAGTTTCCGAAGTCGGAGATGTTCGGCCTGACAAGCCAAATGAGACGGGCAGCGTTGTCGATTGCGTGCAACATCGTAGAAGGACTTGGACGGCATAGTGACCGCGAGTTGGTGCGCTTTCTGAGAATCTCGATTGGCTCTGCCGATGAGTTGGAGTATCAGTTGCTGGTCGCGAAAGACTTGCGATACATAACAGAGGTAGAACACGAAAAACTTCAAGTAGAAGTCAAGCGAGTCGGCAGAATGCTAACGAGTCTCGCGTCGCGCGTTTTGGCAAGAGTGTCTTCAGGCTGATGGGTTTACCCGGTACCTGGTACCCGGAACCCGGTGCCCACGACTCTCGGCATTTTGCACATTCCGCTAGTTCCGTGCTAGCTTTCAATCAAGTTCGAGAAATTACGAGGTTCCATTGTCAAACCTAGTTGTCGTCGAATCGCCCGCCAAGGCGAAGACGATTCAGAAATATTTGGGCAAAGGATACGAGGTCGAAGCGTCGCTCGGCCACATCAAAGATCTGCCGAAAAAAGGTCTCGGTGTGGACATCGAGAACGACTTCGAGACCGAGTACGAAGTCATTCCCGGCAAAGAGAAAGTTGTCGCCAAGCTGAAGAAGCTGGCGAAAGACGCGGACGCCATTTACCTTGCGCCTGACCCGGACCGCGAAGGCGAGGCCATCGCCTTTCATCTCGCGACCGAACTCGGCGACGGGACGAAGAAGAAGAAATCATCGAAGCCGATCTTCCGCGTCACCTTCAACGAAATCACCAAGCGCGCCGTGCAGGAAGCCTTCAAGACGCCGCGCGAGATCGACCAGCATCTTGTCGATGCGCAGCAGACGCGCCGCGTGCTCGACCGCATCGTCGGTTTCCAGGTCTCGCCGCTGCTGTGGGATAAGGTGCGCCGCGGACTTTCCGCTGGCCGCGTGCAGACGGTTGCCCTGCGCCTTATCGTCGAGCGCGAGCGCGAAATCCGTGCCTTCGAAAAGAAGGAATACTGGACGATTGACGCGCACTTGCAAGGTGCAAAGCCACCGGCGTTCGATGCCCGATTCCTCGGGGTCAACGGTGAGAAGACCGAAGTCCCGAACGAGGACGAATCGAAGCGCATCGTCGCCGCGCTCGAGCGCGCCGACTGGGCGGTTCGCTCTGTCGAGACGAAGGAGCGTCGTCGCAATCCGGTCGCGCCGTTTACGACGTCAAAGTTTCAGCAGGACGCTTCGCGCAAACTCGGCATGACGGTGAAGCGCGCCATGATGATCGCGCAGCACCTCTACGAGGGTGTCGAACTCGGCGACGAAGGCACCGTCGGTCTCATCACGTACATGCGTACCGACTCGGTGCGCGTGTCGAACGAGGCCCTCGGCGAAGTTCGAGAGCTAATCGGCAAGGACTACGGACAGAAATATTTGCCCGAATCCGCCATCCTGTACAAGTCGAAAAAGGATGCACAGGGCGCGCACGAAGCCATCCGTCCGACCTCGCCTTCGCGTACGCCCGACAGCATCAAGCAATACTTGAAGGATGACGAGCTAAAGGTCTACAAACTCATCTGGCAGCGCTTCGTTGCGTCACAGATGACTCCGGCGGTTTTCGACCAGACAACGGTCGATATTGACGCAAAATCCGGCAAGGAAACCTACAATTTCCGCGTAACCGGATCGGTCCTGAAGTTCGACGGTTTCTTGAAGGTTTATGAAGAGTCTAAGGACGCGAAGGACGAAGAAGACGAGGCGCTGAAGCACAAGCTTCCTGCGCTCACCGAAGGCCAGAGGCTCACGCTCAAGGGCCTGAAACCGGAGCAGCACTTCACCGAACCGCCTCCGCGATATAACGAAGCCTCCCTGGTGAAAGAACTCGAAGAGCGCGGCATCGGCCGACCGTCGACCTACGCCACGATTCTCAGCACCATCCAGGAGCGCGGATACGCGCAGAAAACGGCGGGGCGCGGCGGCAAGTTCTTCCCGACCGAAATCGGTATGGTCGTCACCGACCTG
It encodes:
- a CDS encoding four helix bundle protein; protein product: MSDYRNLEVWQRAHRATLNIYNATEKFPKSEMFGLTSQMRRAALSIACNIVEGLGRHSDRELVRFLRISIGSADELEYQLLVAKDLRYITEVEHEKLQVEVKRVGRMLTSLASRVLARVSSG
- the dprA gene encoding DNA-processing protein DprA, which translates into the protein MSDAAPQNATETQFAWLALTMTPQMGPTRSRRLVERLGSAEAVFRASLTELEACGIPAPAAQGLALGASKQSAEQELARAAAAGVELLCLDDPDYPEPLKNIYDPPVILYIRGNRGTLNAPGIAVVGTRHPTPYGLGMAERLACDLTARGLILFSGLARGVDSAAHRGAVNARGQTVGVLGTGVDVIYPRENKKLAEQMLSLGGALISEFPLGTAPTPQNFPIRNRIISGLSVGVLVVEAGEYSGTRITARCALEQCREVFAVPGNVTNRLSWGPNTLIKQGAKLVATWEDVWEELPSQLRLRLQPSGDVAASSKPETASLFPGQPELSPNERKVFSLIKSDTASHIDELVERLEPDLSASQIFAALFELELAGRIRQMPGKNFVRAF
- the topA gene encoding type I DNA topoisomerase, whose product is MSNLVVVESPAKAKTIQKYLGKGYEVEASLGHIKDLPKKGLGVDIENDFETEYEVIPGKEKVVAKLKKLAKDADAIYLAPDPDREGEAIAFHLATELGDGTKKKKSSKPIFRVTFNEITKRAVQEAFKTPREIDQHLVDAQQTRRVLDRIVGFQVSPLLWDKVRRGLSAGRVQTVALRLIVEREREIRAFEKKEYWTIDAHLQGAKPPAFDARFLGVNGEKTEVPNEDESKRIVAALERADWAVRSVETKERRRNPVAPFTTSKFQQDASRKLGMTVKRAMMIAQHLYEGVELGDEGTVGLITYMRTDSVRVSNEALGEVRELIGKDYGQKYLPESAILYKSKKDAQGAHEAIRPTSPSRTPDSIKQYLKDDELKVYKLIWQRFVASQMTPAVFDQTTVDIDAKSGKETYNFRVTGSVLKFDGFLKVYEESKDAKDEEDEALKHKLPALTEGQRLTLKGLKPEQHFTEPPPRYNEASLVKELEERGIGRPSTYATILSTIQERGYAQKTAGRGGKFFPTEIGMVVTDLLVVNFKDIFDYQYTARMEEELDEVEDGQKSWLEALQEFYEKFEDDLSYAHKHMENIKRMEKPTDEKCERCGSPLVIKWGKHGSFYACSAYDKKDPNSCTFTKENPIDLPDLDTAEMPETQEEEYCENCGRPMVLKRGRFGQFMACTGYPECKTTRRLDQQKKVPDIPLDEKCPECGRNLIIRHGRYGEFTSCSGYPDCKYIKQNFIGVKCPDCKEGDLVEKKARRGNYFYGCSRYPKCKFTSAYKLVDQKCPECGSPYLLEKNLKSGTYLVCPNNKKTSAEEEKPKRGKKKGEEAESNVKCDYSKKISEPKEPAVVA